Proteins encoded by one window of Yamadazyma tenuis chromosome 2, complete sequence:
- the DPL1 gene encoding Dihydrosphingosine phosphate lyase (COG:E; EggNog:ENOG503NXZ8), translated as MNLMDMLSSDGPDPMYQDDQAMDTLLDEPVSDSAPPGPGVHQPPNGVYYFPTILTNVQKDIIEICLKLFEPELLADMFRKSQKTKIHSLLGSDGDSEAEEGVDDGSENGVRSMSFDEKLEFIFDQIQTATKHPSLLVEHFLPKKLLLREISERFVNMSGNYLLFNRLVDSLLARFFSSVKLSQMAVYNVLVVAESVKELELIEGLVIGKELYYNNVSTMKLYDDNRGYPPHFNREKPATVSPDGEYSRKKARKSSTRGGMHKPILCLHLITTSQLYNNYTAILDPELSFKLIFSFDTNLDSKCPSIEMIRNQNENVYETSPVQIPLVIPVPVYSLTHIQTVIPKPDVNAFNLKEVGEWRRTVLDALMYNRFNIYEEEDEANFFIRHYGGNMRYLEAWLLDWESVPFPIADEDFMGKFTDKMNFSIHEDKLIKRMEHTYLLPIFNTTLEEEFKVEEFGARSFKAKFADILSRRMSQFGDSITALQLKLPEIRLKETVRQVKYDEQEETIATNYHKLRRLNEDANFVEKKHMRVDTDLSKLKLEKDEVQNKLNTLKAMKEINGEELDKKLEEQQKILEELVNEDKILTEELTKLTAENEAIRVQYQDSSNEALQLSVQIQGLKAKKEKIELKSNGPGIKILPSLLKKDDLINHEQTLKRLSSENRFLNEYFGQKLEKLINERKTLIDNSSNAAKDFLKAKVYGQPYMPRDTSELLFLLRIQARSWLLFVVSQFKLKYSSDPVWGPTFLLRDSVFIYVVYLYLCKAQRHVCGYGIIGTLGAIKTQILRTTFSIVLILPGVKSKVDKELQKTVAKIEEMVILNDQELLQLPQLPQNGLPDARVLVELDKLQTLKHSDWSNGRVSGAVYHGGSELMSLQSDAYRKYSIANQLHPDVFPGVRKMEAEVVAMVLKMFNGPETSCGSTTSGGTESLLLAGLAAREFGKRAKGITSPEVIAPMTIHAGIEKACYYFGMKLHKVDLDPVTYQVNLKSVKRHINSNTVLLVGSAPNYPHGIIDDIEGLSKLALKYNIPLHVDACLGSFIVSFLEKARVHEKVPLFDFRVPGVTSISCDTHKYGFAPKGSSIIMYRTNELRKCQYYVSSEWTGGMYGSPTLAGSRPGALVVGCWATLASIGEDGYTQFCKDIVGAMLRVKRAVKDNQTLKENLVVIGNPLASVVAFKARNKNFSIYKLGDMLTSKGWHFATLQHPAALHFAMTRLTIPIIDELINDLTECTKLTAEDESSAESDTAALYGVAGSVQTVGVADKIIEAFLDAMYKL; from the exons ATGAATTTGATGGATATGCTCAGCAGCGACGGTCCAGACCCGATGTACCAGGATGACCAAGCCATGGACACACTCTTGGATGAGCCTGTACTGGATAGTGCTCCTCCAGGTCCAGGCGTCCATCAGCCCCCCAATGGAGTGTACTATTTTCCCACCATCTTGACCAACGTACAGAAAGATATCATCGAGATATGCTTGAAACTTTTCGAACCTGAGTTGTTGGCCGACATGTTCCGCAAACTGCAGAAGACAAAGATCCATAGTTTGCTCGGCAGTGACGGCGACAGCGAGGCTGAGGAgggagttgatgatggaaGTGAAAATGGCGTGAGGTCGATGTCTTTTGACGAGAAACTTGAATTTATCTTTGACCAGATCCAGACTGCCACAAAGCACCCATCCTTACTCGTGGAGCACTTTTTgcccaagaagttgttgttgcgGGAAATCAGTGAACGGTTCGTGAATATGTCCGGGAAttatcttcttttcaaccGATTAGTGGACTCTCTATTGGCCCGATTCTTCCTGAGCGTTAAGCTTTCTCAAATGGCCGTGTATAAtgttttggtggtggctgAGAGTgtcaaggagttggagttgatcgAGGGCTTGGTCATTGGCAAGGAGTTGTACTATAATAACGTCAGCACCATGAAATTGTATGATGACAACAGAGGATACCCTCCTCACTTCAACAGGGAAAAACCGGCCACGGTTCTGCCTGATGGAGAGTACAGCCGAAAGAAAGCCCGAAAGAGTTCCACCAGAGGAGGCATGCACAAACCAATATTGTGTCTTCATCTCATCACCACTCTGCAATTGTACAATAACTACACGGCCATATTAGACCCGGAGTTgctgttcaagttgatcttctcATTCGATACAAACTTGGACAGCAAGTGTCCGAGCATCGAGATGATCCGAAATCAGAACGAAAATGTGTATGAGACAAGTCCTGTTCAGATCCCGTTGGTTATCCCAGTTCCAGTGTACTCTCTCACTCACATACAAACGGTTATACCGAAGCCCGACGTCAATGCATTCAACCTCAAGGAGGTTGGTGAGTGGAGGAGAACGGTGTTGGATGCGCTCATGTACAACAGATTCAACATTtatgaggaagaagatgaagccaatttcttcatcaggCACTATGGAGGAAATATGAGGTATTTGGAAGCTTGGCTTCTTGACTGGGAACTGGTGCCTTTCCCCATTGCAGATGAGGACTTTATGGGGAAGTTCACCGACAAAATGAATTTCAGCATCCATGaggacaagttgatcaagagAATGGAACACACCTATTTGTTACCaattttcaacaccacattggaagaagagttcaaagTCGAAGAGTTTGGCGCCAGGTCgttcaaggccaagttTGCCGATATCTTGAGCAGACGAATGCTGCAGTTTGGTGACTCTATTACTGCTCTTCAGCTCAAGCTCCCTGAAATCAGACTCAAGGAAACTGTCAGACAAGTAAAATACGATGAACAGGAAGAAACTATTGCTACAAACTACCACAAGTTGAGAAGGTTGAATGAAGATGCCAATTTCGTCGAGAAGAAACACATGAGAGTGGACACAGACTTGAGCAAGCTAAAGCTTGAAAAAGACGAAGTCCAAAACAAACTTAACACATTGAAGGCAATGAAGGAGATCAACGGCGAGGAACTTGAcaagaagcttgaagagcaacagaagattttggaagaacttGTCAACGAAGACAAGATCCTCACCGAAGAACTCACGAAACTTACGGCTGAAAACGAGGCCATCCGGGTGCAATACCAAGACAGCTCGAACGAAGCATTGCAACTTTCAGTCCAGATTCAAGGGCTCAAAgccaagaaagaaaagataGAACTCAAAAGCAACGGCCCCGGAATCAAGATTCTTCCATCGTTACTTAAGaaagatgatttgatcaaccaTGAGCAGACTCTCAAGAGGCTTTCCAGTGAGAACCGTTTCTTGAACGAGTATTTTGGGCAAAAGCTCGAGAAACTCATAAACGAGAGGAAAACTCTAATAGACAATTCATCGA ATGCCGCTAAggacttcttgaaggcAAAGGTGTATGGACAACCGTACATGCCTCGCGATACAAGTGAATTGCTCTTTCTCCTTCGCATTCAAGCCAGGCTGTGgcttttgtttgtggtttctCAGTTCAAGCTCAAGTACAGTTCTGACCCAGTGTGGGGACCTACATTTCTACTCCGTGATTCTGTGTTTATTTACGTGGTATACTTGTATTTGTGTAAAGCACAAAGGCACGTTTGTGGATATGGTATCATAGGAACACTCGGCGCTATTAAAACACAGATTCTTAGAACTACCTTCCTGATTGTGTTAATTTTACCAGGTGTGAAGTCTAAGGTTGATAAAGAATTGCAGAAGACGGTTGCAAAAATCGAGGAAATGGTGATATTGAATGATCAAGAGCTTCTACAGCTTCCCCAATTGCCTCAGAATGGCTTGCCAGATGCCCGAGTGCTTGTGGAATTAGATAAATTACAGACTTTGAAACACTCAGACTGGTCAAATGGTAGAGTCAGCGGTGCCGTGTACCACGGTGGAAGCGAGTTGATGAGTTTACAGTCAGATGCCTACCGAAAGTATTCTATTGCCAACCAATTACACCCAGATGTGTTTCCTGGAGTTCGGAAGATGGAAGCAGAGGTGGTTGCAATggtattgaagatgttcAATGGCCCCGAAACATCGTGTGGGTCCACCACTTCGGGAGGAACCGagtcgttgttgttggcagGTTTAGCCGCCAGAGAGTTTGGAAAGCGTGCAAAGGGAATCACTTCTCCTGAAGTAATTGCCCCGATGACCATTCATGCCGGTATTGAGAAGGCATGCTACTACTTCGGCATGAAGTTACACAAGGTCGACTTGGATCCTGTGACCTACCAGGTGAATTTGAAGAGCGTCAAAAGACACATTAACTCCAACAcggtgttgttggtgggaTCAGCCCCTAATTACCCTCATGGAATTATTGATGACATCGAAGGGCTATCAAAGCTCGCATTGAAGTACAACATCCCCTTACACGTGGATGCGTGTTTGGGTTCTTTCATTGTCCTGTTCTTGGAGAAGGCTCGTGTTCATGAAAAGGTTCCGTTGTTTGACTTCAGGGTGCCGGGAGTAACATCCATTTCTTGTGATACCCACAAGTACGGTTTTGCACCCAAGGGATCTTCCATTATCATGTACCGTACCAACGAATTACGAAAGTGCCAGTACTATGTCTCGTCTGAATGGACAGGAGGGATGTATGGATCACCCACTTTGGCCGGATCCAGGCCTGGTGCATTGGTTGTGGGATGCTGGGCCACTTTGGCGTCTATTGGTGAAGACGGATACACCCAATTTTGCAAAGACATCGTGGGAGCCATGCTTAGAGTTAAAAGAGCTGTCAAAGATAACCAAACTCTCAAGGagaatttggtggtgatagGAAATCCACTTGCTTCAGTTGTAGCATTCAAGGCTAGAAACAAGAATTTCAGTATCTACAAGCTCGGTGACATGTTGACGTCCAAAGGATGGCATTTTGCAACTTTACAACACCCAGCCGCCTTGCACTTTGCCATGACAAGGCTTACCATCCCCATTATTGACgaattgatcaatgatTTAACCGAATGTACCAAGCTCACGGCGGAAGACGAAAGTTCAGCTGAGTCAGACACTGCTGCATTGTACGGTGTAGCAGGAAGTGTACAGACAGTTGGGGTTGCTGATAAAATCATTGAAGCGTTTTTAGATGCCATGTACAAGCTTTAA